The sequence TTTCATACTCAAGTTCCCCTTCAGTACCACCATCTACTGTATAAGCAAAATCAGCTGCAAATAACTCAACGTCAAAATGATCTGCACCTTCACCTATTTCTTCATCAGGAGTAAATGCAATTTTTATATCTCCATGCTTAATTTCTGGATTATTGATTAAATACTCTACTGCTGTCATTATTTCAGCAACTCCAGCCTTATCATCTGCTCCTAGAAGCGTTGTTCCATCAGTAGTTATTATTGTTTTTCCCTTTAAATCCTTTAATTCTGGAAACTTACTTGTAGATAAAACTATACCTAAATCCTTATTTAATACCACATCTTCACCATTATAGTTTTCTATTACTTGTGGCTTAACATTTTCTCCACTCATATCTGGAGAAGTATCCATATGTGCAATAAAACCTATAGTTGGCACCTTTTTGTCCATATTAGAAGGAACTACTCCATAAACATAGCCATGTTCACTAATAACTACATTTTGAACACCTATAGCCTTTAATTCCTCTGCTAATATCTTTCCAAATTCTAATTGTCCCTTAGTACTTGGAGTAACCCTTGTGTTCTCGTCAGATTTAGTATTTACTTTTACATAACCTAAAAATCTATCCTTTAAATCTTTCATTATGTTCATCGCCTCTCTCTATCTTTATATCTTTAAAATCACTTAATAATAAATTAATAATATCATTAACAAAAATTTGTATCAACAATTTATGCATCCAAAATAGAATATTTACATAAATTTCTATAATAATTATCTAATTTTTCATTTTTTCTCTTTAACTTCTATTGTATAATATCTGTAGGAGGAGTGTATGGTTATTTTACAAAATGATATTATAATTAAGATTTTAAAAAACATTAAAAATTTTTCTAAAGGTAAAAAATATATTCTAATTTCTATAATCTTTTGTTTGGTTTGCTTTGTATCAGCTTTTGTATTTAAATCCGTTCAATACAAAACATATATAAACAATTTAAAAACTGCATTAGAAAAGAATGATATTTCATCTTTAAATTATTCAATAAATAATCCACCAACTATTTTATTTATGAAAAATGGATTGAATAATAATAACGATTTGAATAATCTTTATAAAAATCACTTAGATGATTTGTTAAACAAATATAAAAACAATCTACTATCAGAAGAAAACTATCTTGCTAATTTAGTAAAACTAAAAACTGCAGTTAATATGCCAAAAGATTTATTAAATTCTTATTTTAATAAATCTACAAAATATAACGAATCAAATAAAAAGTATGTAGAGGCAAACAATCTATTAAATAAAAAAGATTATAAGCAAGCTTACAAATTGTTTTCAGAAGTGCTTCCAATGTCTGATAATTACTCTGATGCTGTTAGTAAAATTCAACAATGTTCAAAATACATTAAGACCTCTGTTTTTGAAGAGGTGGACAAGCTAATTAGTAAAAACTTATTTGATGACGCTGAAACTACATTGGAAAAAAATTCAGTTTATTTTGCTTTAAATGATGATAACGATAAAAAATTGAATGAAATACAAAAAAAGAAAGAGGACTATTTTAAAAATTTAGATTCTAAACCTACAACAAGCTTATCCGCTACTAATATACCTAATTTAAGTGATATTAATATTAAAAGCATAAATAACTTTAATATTGCAAGTAAATCAAAATATCTGATTTATGCTAGCCTTGATGAGCAAAAGGTATATGTATTAGCTGGGTACAGTAAAAGCTGGAATATATTAAAGAGTTTTCCTTGTGCTAGTGGTATCCCTTCTCA comes from Clostridium sp. TW13 and encodes:
- a CDS encoding L,D-transpeptidase; this translates as MVILQNDIIIKILKNIKNFSKGKKYILISIIFCLVCFVSAFVFKSVQYKTYINNLKTALEKNDISSLNYSINNPPTILFMKNGLNNNNDLNNLYKNHLDDLLNKYKNNLLSEENYLANLVKLKTAVNMPKDLLNSYFNKSTKYNESNKKYVEANNLLNKKDYKQAYKLFSEVLPMSDNYSDAVSKIQQCSKYIKTSVFEEVDKLISKNLFDDAETTLEKNSVYFALNDDNDKKLNEIQKKKEDYFKNLDSKPTTSLSATNIPNLSDINIKSINNFNIASKSKYLIYASLDEQKVYVLAGYSKSWNILKSFPCASGIPSQPTPKGVFKIGMRGDWFFADQYNEGAKYWLAFSGANYLFHSEPYDRTAENILDKTMGKPASHGCIRLETKNAYWLYSNIPDNTEVIIN
- the pepT gene encoding peptidase T codes for the protein MKDLKDRFLGYVKVNTKSDENTRVTPSTKGQLEFGKILAEELKAIGVQNVVISEHGYVYGVVPSNMDKKVPTIGFIAHMDTSPDMSGENVKPQVIENYNGEDVVLNKDLGIVLSTSKFPELKDLKGKTIITTDGTTLLGADDKAGVAEIMTAVEYLINNPEIKHGDIKIAFTPDEEIGEGADHFDVELFAADFAYTVDGGTEGELEYENFNAGSAKVTIHGTNVHPGSAKNKMVNSMLIANEFISMLPANETPQTTEGYEGFYHLTDINGEVEKTTLSYIIRDFFEDSFKKRMEAVKSVEDKLNEKYGQGTVDVVLKEQYRNMKEKVEPVIHIVDTAKKAMEDAGVVPTIVPIRGGTDGARLSFMGLPTPNLFTGGGNFHGKYEYACLDTMKKSVEVILNIVKAYSEK